GCAACGCGTTCAGGATGATCGTATCGACCAGTTGGACAATCGGACTCTGGTCCCGCTGGACCTTGTCCACGGAGAGGACTTCTTCACCGTCGTCGTTTTCATGCACCAACAGCGGACGAAACTCATCCTTGATTTTGGCGACCACCTGGCTGTTTCGTGTACTCTCACGAAGCGACTCCGCGATGGCCGAACGCGGAGCGACGAGGATCCGGCATGGTCTCCCTACCGCTCGTTCGATGTGATCGAGTCGCCGCACATCGGTGGGATCCGCCAGAGCCAGGAGGAGTTCGCCCGCTTCTTCTCCCATGGGCACACATTCAAACTGCCGCATGACCTCGATCGGCATGAAGGAAAAGGCCTCGAAGTCCACCCGGAACTCGTGGAGTGAATGGTAGGACACCCCACACTGTTCGGCCAGCGCCTCGGCCAATTGTATGTCCGTGAGGAGACCAGCGCCCACTAACGACACGTGCAGTTGCCGTTCTGGGCCAGACACCTGAGCTGACGCCTCTTGAGCCTGCGCGGCTGTTAGAGATCCTCGTCGTACCAAGACGTCCAGCAGGGTCGCCTGTCGAACCAGTGTCGGCATCGTTTAACGCTCCCGGTCACGAGGTGAAGAACTGGGGGACGGCACGAGCAATCCCTGGCCTACGGCAATGACATCGGTGTGCAACTGATTGAGCTGCGCAATCGCCGTGACCGTAGTACGGTAGCGGCGCGCCAGACCTGACAAGGAATCCCCTGGTTGCACGCGAACTCGAAGCACGTCAGAAGGCAGCGGCATGGCACGGATGGCCACCAAGGAGACGGCTGATGTCGAAGGGGGAGCTTCATCTACCTGCGAGGTGAGCACCGGGACTGGCGATGGCGTCACCATTGGTGGCAATGATGCGGGAGTCTGTCTCATCGTCGGCAGCGATGCTTTCCCCGACGTGCGTGACGCCTTCTGGCCGATGTCCTGCCGTACGTCTTCGAGTTGTTTGGTGAGCCCCATCAGATCCTCTTTGAGATCTCTGAGTGACTGGTCATGCTTCGTGGCCATCAATTGGTCCCGTTCCGCCTTGAGGGTTTGCATCTCGGTCTGACGTACCTCCATGGTCTGTCGGATTTCCAACAATCGCTGGTGGCTGTCCGTGTTCTCTTGCCGGAGTTGAGCGACCAGGGCCCTCAGCTCAACCAATTCTGCTTCTTTCTTCGCGGCGGCAAT
This genomic window from Nitrospira sp. CR1.1 contains:
- a CDS encoding LysM peptidoglycan-binding domain-containing protein encodes the protein MKGRVAGSPISTVAVRSSDQRAHPITHGRWMDRRFRILTVAVTLIAVCVMPVGCASQRQDRLASTDTREQVLAVAREREAELSTLRAEMAATRIAAAKKEAELVELRALVAQLRQENTDSHQRLLEIRQTMEVRQTEMQTLKAERDQLMATKHDQSLRDLKEDLMGLTKQLEDVRQDIGQKASRTSGKASLPTMRQTPASLPPMVTPSPVPVLTSQVDEAPPSTSAVSLVAIRAMPLPSDVLRVRVQPGDSLSGLARRYRTTVTAIAQLNQLHTDVIAVGQGLLVPSPSSSPRDRER